A window of Pantoea agglomerans contains these coding sequences:
- a CDS encoding AAA domain-containing protein: MMQNSSRNILSAWHDYVKFSGAEKSKISASQVHEYQQFMLNENNCAENQSGIIVSVSPEMRENWRRRFVKYGEKGEITHIEPVSLLFPLLRCTEQERGKSIVKYLPLFSFPLPKSFFEQETTSLLVPVKDGQLVSAFPFAFREIFGIQLDELGENRHMMSIVSALTGCKYDTFLESFEALLLWVTQHSNSKFRGLETAFNALVAPLHNEDYNLKRDEEDFTWLCNKAVGDFPLLEQYLNHIHHAGSAADIYDVVTGGLFETHYPLGHGQMAAIQAINQDERLIAVQGAPGTGKTTLFKSLIAQQLVARALAIADGKDQNFGMLVTSTAIKAVENIIDDLRADPVTQDLDWLWFHSGSNDQVQSELARLERLISRWRQESYDEQQQRDFLAVLIRHRNELDACYRAYLNAKASVIQSAEDCGLHTTRAEELTPRFMENIPPLAAHAQLLGIDISLRHPNDLDALACQLEQRLQEIRAIKTQRQQAGRIYQTLQATWPQPHSLDQILRWMNSPLRPALALHYRDYPRTGIKRYLVRFFKGKYQSGLQQMSLAAPEDFQHFSLFTLTHHQLAALADAGDRLAHQEDNLALLEVLLHAEPDAQYEADLMTLSGDVAKLQKQWRQVIRAQQLMAAFQQDYPEGSWCDILRKRFIRQHREMFEAAIGYLWQEQLRRKIELEEVLTHWRALMSRRTSAGYYRWLDKLDEFYRALSLVYPVMATTLVSAWKVAGYRKLEELKGHKPWHLALCDEAGMISLESLVPLLSRSEKAMIVGDPLQIEPIRNLSENLQTQLRERHFASNNTLYERVSPASVTGWHRAAGTLSGRVDDTGNGIILDEHRRCQKPIADLFIRLAGYHGVSVETASPSERIASAFEKSGGHHLMFYSVEGQKGDMVNTNVDEVDAIELLLNKLEECGYDLTADVGIVTPYSNQKSLLIKRLAQRMNHWQKNCIGTVHQFQGVGFEVIIYSPVIFHPLDKPAFQNDAPNMLNVAVSRAKQQFIVVGNHHRLRQAGGYLKILADSVAEDFLLEQGSQHPNFASLSQTPRLQRYYRDCEHIAAFSALTSRCEQELVIITPWIRRGGNQYQRPELAHLIAAQQRGVRVKIYYGYYHQRLDRAEDNDESLVAEYREKLGKDNVIRLTEGTHEKVIMIDGRYIVLGSWNWLSHGYHHSCERSEQFIHAIRHEISAELDDVSLVKALRERLTLE, from the coding sequence ATGATGCAAAACTCATCAAGGAACATCCTCTCAGCGTGGCATGACTACGTAAAATTCAGTGGTGCAGAAAAAAGCAAAATATCAGCCAGCCAGGTGCATGAATATCAACAATTCATGCTTAACGAAAATAATTGTGCAGAAAACCAGAGCGGTATAATCGTTAGTGTGTCGCCTGAAATGCGCGAAAACTGGCGCAGGCGTTTCGTTAAATATGGCGAAAAGGGTGAAATTACTCATATTGAGCCTGTCAGCCTGCTGTTTCCGCTGCTGCGCTGCACTGAACAGGAGCGTGGTAAATCCATTGTAAAATACCTGCCGCTGTTCTCTTTCCCACTGCCAAAATCATTCTTTGAGCAAGAGACAACTTCACTTCTGGTTCCTGTTAAAGATGGGCAACTTGTCAGCGCGTTCCCCTTCGCCTTTCGTGAAATCTTTGGGATCCAGCTGGATGAGCTTGGTGAAAATCGCCATATGATGAGTATCGTCAGCGCGCTCACCGGCTGTAAATATGACACCTTTCTTGAGTCGTTTGAGGCACTCCTGTTATGGGTCACTCAGCACTCAAACAGTAAATTCAGGGGACTGGAAACGGCGTTTAACGCCCTGGTGGCTCCCCTGCATAATGAAGATTACAACCTTAAGCGTGATGAGGAAGATTTTACCTGGCTTTGTAATAAAGCAGTCGGTGATTTTCCCCTGCTGGAACAGTATCTCAACCATATTCACCATGCCGGTAGTGCGGCCGATATTTACGACGTGGTGACGGGTGGTTTGTTTGAAACACACTATCCGTTAGGCCATGGACAGATGGCCGCCATTCAGGCCATTAATCAGGATGAACGTCTGATCGCTGTTCAAGGCGCACCCGGTACCGGGAAAACCACGCTGTTCAAGTCGCTTATAGCACAACAGCTGGTCGCCCGAGCGCTGGCGATCGCTGACGGGAAAGACCAGAATTTCGGTATGCTGGTCACTTCCACAGCAATAAAAGCAGTTGAAAATATCATTGATGATCTGCGTGCCGATCCTGTCACCCAGGATCTTGACTGGTTATGGTTTCATAGCGGCTCAAACGATCAGGTACAGAGTGAACTTGCCCGGCTTGAACGTCTTATCAGTCGCTGGCGACAGGAGAGCTATGACGAACAGCAACAGCGCGATTTTTTAGCTGTTCTAATCAGGCATCGTAACGAACTGGATGCCTGTTATCGGGCATATCTGAATGCGAAAGCGAGCGTAATACAGTCGGCTGAAGATTGTGGGCTACATACCACCCGTGCAGAAGAGCTTACGCCGCGCTTTATGGAAAATATTCCTCCGCTTGCGGCTCACGCACAGCTACTCGGAATTGACATCTCGCTACGTCATCCCAACGACCTCGATGCTTTAGCCTGTCAGCTGGAGCAGCGCCTCCAGGAAATTCGCGCGATAAAAACGCAGCGTCAACAGGCCGGCAGAATTTACCAGACGTTGCAGGCGACCTGGCCACAGCCGCATAGTCTGGACCAGATACTGCGATGGATGAATTCCCCGCTACGCCCGGCGCTGGCGCTTCATTACCGCGACTACCCGCGAACAGGAATAAAGCGCTATCTGGTTCGTTTTTTCAAAGGGAAATATCAGTCAGGGTTGCAGCAAATGAGCCTGGCTGCGCCAGAAGACTTTCAGCACTTCAGTCTTTTTACCCTGACCCATCATCAGTTGGCGGCCCTGGCTGATGCTGGAGACAGACTGGCACATCAGGAAGATAACCTTGCACTACTGGAAGTGCTCCTGCATGCAGAACCCGACGCTCAATATGAAGCCGATCTTATGACCCTGAGCGGTGACGTGGCAAAATTGCAGAAGCAATGGCGTCAGGTTATCCGGGCGCAACAGCTCATGGCAGCTTTTCAACAGGATTATCCGGAAGGTAGCTGGTGCGATATTTTGCGTAAGCGCTTCATCAGACAACACCGGGAAATGTTTGAAGCCGCTATCGGCTATCTCTGGCAGGAACAACTCAGGCGTAAAATTGAACTGGAAGAGGTGCTGACTCACTGGCGAGCATTAATGAGCAGACGCACCAGTGCGGGCTACTATCGCTGGCTGGATAAGCTGGATGAATTTTACCGCGCACTTTCGCTGGTCTATCCGGTTATGGCAACCACGCTAGTCTCCGCCTGGAAAGTCGCAGGCTACCGTAAGCTCGAAGAGCTAAAGGGGCATAAACCCTGGCATCTGGCACTGTGCGATGAGGCAGGCATGATCTCGCTGGAATCTTTGGTACCGCTGTTAAGCCGCAGCGAAAAAGCGATGATTGTCGGCGATCCCCTGCAAATCGAGCCCATCAGAAACCTGTCGGAAAATTTGCAAACACAGCTACGTGAACGTCATTTCGCCAGCAACAATACTTTGTATGAGCGGGTCTCACCTGCAAGCGTTACGGGCTGGCACCGTGCGGCAGGTACGCTTTCCGGGCGGGTAGATGATACCGGCAACGGCATTATCCTTGATGAGCATCGCCGGTGTCAGAAACCGATTGCCGATCTCTTTATCCGGCTGGCGGGCTATCATGGCGTTAGCGTGGAAACAGCCTCTCCTTCTGAACGCATAGCCAGCGCCTTTGAGAAATCGGGTGGCCATCATTTGATGTTCTACAGCGTTGAGGGCCAGAAAGGCGATATGGTCAATACCAATGTGGATGAAGTCGATGCTATTGAGCTGCTGCTGAATAAACTGGAGGAATGCGGTTACGATTTGACCGCCGATGTTGGCATCGTCACGCCCTATAGCAATCAGAAGTCATTACTGATTAAGCGCCTTGCCCAGCGTATGAATCACTGGCAGAAAAACTGCATTGGTACAGTGCATCAGTTCCAGGGCGTAGGCTTTGAGGTCATAATTTACAGCCCGGTAATTTTTCATCCGCTCGATAAGCCAGCTTTTCAGAACGACGCGCCAAACATGTTGAATGTTGCCGTTTCCCGCGCAAAACAGCAGTTTATCGTGGTGGGTAATCATCACAGGCTGCGGCAGGCTGGCGGATATCTGAAAATTCTTGCGGACAGCGTTGCCGAAGATTTTCTTCTCGAACAGGGTAGCCAGCATCCGAATTTTGCCAGCCTGAGCCAGACACCGCGTTTACAGCGTTATTATCGCGACTGTGAACATATCGCCGCATTCAGTGCCCTGACGAGCCGGTGTGAGCAGGAACTGGTTATTATCACTCCCTGGATCCGCCGAGGAGGCAATCAGTATCAGAGGCCGGAACTGGCGCATCTCATTGCTGCACAGCAGCGTGGCGTCAGGGTTAAGATCTATTACGGCTACTATCATCAGCGTCTGGATCGCGCTGAAGATAATGATGAGTCACTGGTTGCTGAGTATCGAGAAAAGCTTGGAAAAGACAATGTTATCCGGTTGACGGAAGGGACGCATGAAAAGGTCATAATGATCGATGGCCGCTATATCGTTCTTGGAAGCTGGAACTGGCTGTCTCATGGCTACCATCATAGCTGCGAGCGTAGCG
- a CDS encoding Gfo/Idh/MocA family protein, whose amino-acid sequence MNRVRIGMIGSGYIGRCHAIAYAQAPTVFPLKGEIVREMLAEVNPALAEKQAAAFGFARSTGDWRELVRDPEIDVVDICAPNFLHKEMALEAIRHGKHVYSEKPLSLSVADAEEMVQAAQAARVKTLVGFNYMKNPTSQLAKEIIARGEIGEVVHFYGTHNEDYLAKPETPLDWHCQKALAGLGALGDLAAHIVNMAHYLVGDIEEVSGDMMTVIKTRPDAKDPSRQLPVENEDQASALLRFRNGAHGVIETSRIACGSKMGLTYVVTGTKGTLRYTQERMAELALYLHNEPAGRQGFKTILTGPAHPDYASFCVSAGHGIGFNDQKTVEIRDLINGIAAGDRLWPDFAEGLQVQKVLEAIAVSAAERRWQAV is encoded by the coding sequence ATGAACAGAGTCAGGATTGGCATGATCGGCAGCGGCTATATCGGACGCTGCCACGCTATCGCCTACGCGCAGGCGCCGACGGTTTTCCCGCTAAAGGGCGAAATCGTGCGGGAGATGCTGGCGGAGGTCAATCCGGCGCTGGCGGAGAAGCAGGCGGCCGCCTTTGGCTTTGCGCGTTCGACCGGCGACTGGCGCGAGCTGGTGCGCGATCCTGAGATTGACGTGGTGGATATCTGCGCGCCTAACTTCCTGCATAAAGAGATGGCGCTGGAGGCGATTCGCCACGGCAAGCACGTCTATTCAGAAAAGCCGCTGTCGCTCTCGGTGGCCGATGCGGAAGAGATGGTGCAGGCAGCCCAGGCCGCCAGGGTGAAAACCCTGGTGGGCTTCAACTATATGAAAAACCCCACCAGCCAGCTGGCTAAAGAGATTATTGCGCGCGGCGAAATCGGTGAGGTCGTACACTTCTACGGCACCCACAACGAAGATTATCTGGCGAAGCCCGAGACGCCGCTCGACTGGCACTGCCAGAAAGCGCTGGCGGGCCTCGGCGCGCTGGGCGATCTGGCGGCGCATATCGTCAATATGGCGCACTATCTGGTGGGCGATATTGAAGAGGTGAGCGGCGACATGATGACGGTGATTAAAACCCGTCCCGACGCGAAGGATCCCAGCCGCCAGCTGCCGGTAGAGAATGAGGATCAGGCCAGCGCGCTGCTGCGCTTTCGCAACGGCGCGCACGGCGTGATTGAAACCTCGCGTATCGCCTGCGGCAGCAAAATGGGCCTGACCTACGTCGTCACGGGCACCAAAGGCACGCTGCGATACACCCAGGAGCGTATGGCAGAGCTGGCGCTTTATCTGCACAACGAACCGGCGGGGCGTCAGGGGTTTAAAACCATCCTGACCGGCCCGGCGCATCCCGACTACGCCAGCTTCTGCGTCTCGGCCGGGCACGGCATCGGCTTTAACGATCAAAAAACGGTGGAAATTCGCGACCTGATCAACGGCATCGCGGCAGGGGATCGCCTGTGGCCCGATTTTGCCGAAGGGTTGCAGGTGCAAAAGGTGCTGGAGGCGATTGCGGTTTCCGCCGCCGAGCGACGCTGGCAGGCGGTTTAG
- a CDS encoding glycosyltransferase family 8 protein, with product MFAWVTLLTQPDYLVGVKALHRSLKQSGTRWPLVVMTTDAIPQADRAALQAEGCIVQPVDPIYPNSALEQHYASAQFGEVWTKLRAWQLTDYARVVFLDADMLVLQNMDELFTLDLGDNLLAACHACRCNPNHIASYPACWQPENCHYTWQDRGERAPALLDNYLNGGFLVLQPDNALFEQLADRVAAIVDLKAYPFSEQDLLNEAFHGRWLPLSYIYNALKTLPFQHSRMWKESEVKNLHFILAKPWKRDLQQPESERDRYYALDKLWWEKAAG from the coding sequence ATGTTTGCATGGGTTACGCTGCTGACGCAGCCCGATTATCTGGTGGGTGTGAAGGCGCTGCACCGTTCGCTGAAGCAGAGCGGCACGCGCTGGCCGCTGGTGGTCATGACCACCGACGCGATCCCGCAGGCGGACCGCGCAGCGTTACAGGCAGAAGGCTGCATAGTGCAGCCGGTCGATCCGATCTACCCCAACAGTGCGCTGGAACAGCACTACGCTTCGGCGCAGTTTGGCGAAGTCTGGACCAAGCTGCGCGCCTGGCAGCTGACCGACTATGCGCGGGTGGTGTTCCTCGATGCCGATATGCTGGTGCTGCAAAATATGGACGAGCTGTTTACGCTCGATCTCGGCGACAACCTGCTGGCCGCCTGTCACGCCTGCCGCTGCAACCCTAACCATATCGCCTCCTATCCCGCCTGCTGGCAGCCGGAAAACTGCCATTACACCTGGCAGGATCGCGGCGAGCGAGCGCCTGCGCTGCTGGATAACTACCTCAACGGTGGTTTTCTGGTGCTGCAGCCGGACAATGCGCTGTTTGAACAGCTGGCGGACCGGGTTGCCGCGATTGTGGATTTAAAGGCTTACCCCTTTTCAGAACAGGATCTGCTGAACGAGGCGTTTCACGGCCGCTGGCTGCCGCTCTCCTATATCTACAACGCGCTGAAAACCCTGCCGTTTCAGCACAGCCGGATGTGGAAAGAGAGCGAGGTGAAGAACCTGCACTTTATTCTGGCGAAGCCGTGGAAGCGCGATTTGCAGCAGCCGGAGAGCGAACGCGACCGCTACTATGCGCTGGATAAGCTGTGGTGGGAGAAAGCCGCAGGATAA
- a CDS encoding D-arabinono-1,4-lactone oxidase: MSIDAQHYPLRNTTLNDTDDALWNWAQNAQVGSRQQLHQPRSEAALQQLLRDTRGRVRVIGSRLSPGRMLNVDRDDVLVDISALSGILAHDSDSVTVAAGTTLNELYIHLTALDRMLAASPGVIAVQKLAGAMATGTHGQGLHQSSLADEALRIRMVLADGSIREFTRGEPDFPAAQVTLGALGIVTAVTLRTQPFRIYTCHKNAVSADNLEQDLLRWNSEYALSKAWWFVDDNLMHVWNANEASAQETAGWQANNREVVKHADQGDDSLNSTIDQTLEQMHRDTQIHGKGGKQFRTVTRFRDFTDVTGDIYQLFCRGIAVPQINVEIGVPLSRTPAVISKIKRWYAAERPHMHYPIILRCTGASEAWLSPAYGEPTCFFGFVVYYADDGSLSQDGLHFLTEVEKLLAEEGGRPHWGKYYDAGRYVWRDVYPHWDDFRTLRSELDPQHRFSNDYLTALFD; the protein is encoded by the coding sequence GTGAGCATAGATGCCCAACATTATCCTCTGCGGAACACTACCCTCAACGACACAGACGACGCGCTGTGGAACTGGGCGCAAAACGCCCAGGTTGGCAGCCGCCAGCAGTTACACCAGCCGCGCAGCGAGGCGGCGCTGCAGCAGCTGTTACGTGATACCCGGGGCCGCGTACGCGTTATCGGCAGCCGCCTGTCGCCGGGCCGAATGCTGAATGTCGACAGGGATGATGTGCTGGTCGATATCAGCGCCCTCTCCGGCATACTGGCCCACGACAGCGACAGCGTTACCGTCGCGGCGGGCACCACGCTTAACGAGCTCTATATCCATCTCACCGCGCTGGATCGCATGCTGGCCGCTTCGCCCGGCGTGATTGCGGTGCAGAAGCTGGCGGGCGCGATGGCAACCGGCACGCACGGCCAGGGCCTGCATCAAAGCTCGCTGGCGGACGAGGCGCTGCGCATTCGCATGGTGCTGGCGGACGGTTCGATACGCGAATTTACGCGCGGCGAGCCAGACTTCCCCGCCGCTCAGGTGACGCTCGGCGCGCTCGGCATTGTCACCGCCGTGACGCTGCGCACCCAGCCTTTCCGCATCTACACCTGCCATAAAAACGCGGTGTCAGCGGACAATCTTGAGCAGGATCTGCTGCGCTGGAACAGCGAATATGCGCTGAGCAAAGCCTGGTGGTTCGTTGACGACAACCTGATGCACGTCTGGAACGCCAACGAAGCGAGTGCGCAGGAAACCGCCGGGTGGCAGGCGAACAATCGTGAGGTGGTGAAGCACGCCGACCAGGGCGACGACAGCCTGAACAGCACCATTGACCAGACGCTGGAGCAGATGCACCGCGACACGCAGATCCACGGCAAAGGCGGCAAACAGTTCCGCACCGTCACGCGCTTCCGCGACTTTACCGACGTGACCGGCGACATCTACCAGCTGTTCTGCCGCGGTATCGCGGTGCCGCAGATCAACGTTGAAATCGGCGTCCCCCTTTCGCGCACGCCTGCCGTTATCAGCAAAATCAAACGCTGGTACGCCGCGGAGCGACCGCATATGCACTACCCGATTATTCTGCGCTGCACCGGAGCCTCTGAAGCCTGGCTTAGCCCGGCCTATGGTGAGCCGACCTGCTTCTTCGGCTTTGTGGTCTATTACGCCGACGATGGTTCGCTGTCGCAGGATGGCCTGCACTTTCTTACCGAGGTAGAGAAGCTGCTGGCAGAAGAAGGCGGCCGCCCGCACTGGGGCAAATATTATGACGCTGGGCGCTACGTCTGGCGCGACGTTTATCCGCACTGGGACGACTTCCGCACGCTGCGCAGCGAGCTGGATCCGCAGCACCGCTTCAGCAACGATTATCTGACCGCACTTTTTGACTGA
- a CDS encoding TetR family transcriptional regulator, which translates to MSDTTPKRKNDPEGLKKRILAGALATFAEFGMQGARLEQIAENAQTTKRMVVYHFGNKEKLYIEVLEQVYQAIRQHETGLHLEAMEPELAISKLVEASFDYHVSHPDFMRLVCTENLLRGRYITQSPRIKALNRSALDVLEAILTRGQQQGVFIREIETIDVHRLISSICVHHVSNRYTFNALFSPDNSEEESIRRNRQLAVTATLRYIRKSG; encoded by the coding sequence ATGTCAGACACCACACCAAAACGAAAAAACGACCCTGAAGGGCTGAAAAAACGCATTCTCGCCGGCGCGCTGGCTACCTTCGCCGAGTTCGGCATGCAGGGCGCGCGGCTGGAGCAAATTGCGGAAAACGCGCAGACCACTAAACGTATGGTGGTCTACCACTTCGGCAACAAAGAGAAGCTCTATATCGAGGTGCTGGAGCAGGTCTACCAGGCGATCCGCCAGCATGAAACCGGCCTCCATCTGGAGGCCATGGAGCCGGAACTGGCGATAAGCAAGCTGGTGGAAGCCAGCTTTGACTATCACGTCTCCCATCCCGATTTTATGCGGCTGGTCTGTACCGAGAACCTACTGCGCGGCCGCTATATTACCCAGTCGCCGCGTATCAAGGCGCTGAACCGCAGCGCGCTCGACGTGCTGGAGGCGATCCTGACGCGCGGTCAGCAGCAGGGTGTCTTTATCCGCGAGATCGAGACCATCGACGTACACCGCCTGATCAGCAGCATCTGCGTGCATCACGTCTCCAACCGCTACACCTTCAACGCCCTTTTCAGTCCTGACAACAGCGAAGAGGAGAGCATCCGCCGTAATCGCCAGCTCGCGGTTACGGCAACGCTGCGTTATATCCGGAAATCGGGCTAA
- a CDS encoding MetQ/NlpA family ABC transporter substrate-binding protein has translation MHTRVAVTKNRFLSITTAALLLAGAALAPFTAAHADDKRSIKVGIMSGEDEDVWREVVKQAAAKGLTVKTVVFNDYNQPNEALQNGEVDANAFQHQPFLNNQIKVNHYDIVRVGDTAVWPIGLYSKRVKSAADLKEGAVIGVPNDPSNEARGLVLLEQQGVIKLRVGAGIAATTADITDNPRHVQIKELDSGIIGRSVPDLDAAVVNTDWALKSGLTKADRIAQEPVKDNPYNNFIAVKKESVDAPWVKTLVASYQNDAVKKVFDQVYKGTGLTAW, from the coding sequence ATGCACACACGCGTGGCCGTTACCAAAAACAGATTCCTCTCTATCACCACCGCCGCGCTGTTGCTGGCTGGTGCAGCTCTGGCTCCGTTTACGGCAGCCCATGCCGATGATAAGCGTTCCATTAAAGTCGGCATCATGAGCGGCGAAGATGAGGATGTCTGGCGTGAGGTGGTGAAGCAGGCCGCAGCAAAAGGGCTGACGGTGAAGACCGTGGTGTTCAATGATTACAACCAGCCCAATGAGGCGCTGCAAAACGGCGAAGTGGATGCTAATGCCTTCCAGCATCAGCCCTTCCTCAATAACCAGATCAAGGTTAACCACTACGATATCGTGCGCGTCGGCGACACCGCCGTCTGGCCCATCGGCCTCTACTCGAAGAGGGTAAAATCTGCCGCGGATCTGAAAGAGGGGGCGGTCATCGGCGTGCCGAACGATCCCTCTAACGAGGCGCGCGGCCTGGTGCTGCTTGAGCAGCAGGGGGTGATCAAACTCCGCGTGGGCGCGGGCATTGCCGCCACCACGGCGGATATCACCGATAATCCGCGCCACGTGCAGATCAAAGAGCTGGACTCCGGCATTATCGGCCGCTCGGTGCCCGATCTCGACGCGGCGGTGGTGAATACCGACTGGGCGCTGAAAAGCGGCCTGACCAAAGCAGATCGCATCGCGCAGGAGCCGGTAAAAGATAATCCGTATAACAACTTTATCGCGGTGAAAAAAGAGAGCGTCGACGCGCCCTGGGTCAAAACCCTGGTCGCCTCTTACCAGAACGACGCGGTGAAGAAAGTGTTTGATCAGGTTTACAAAGGCACCGGCCTGACCGCCTGGTAA
- a CDS encoding methionine ABC transporter ATP-binding protein — translation MTVFSEVAAPIRAVVRGVVERAEELAAGDDSVVRLQNVSRRFGETQALKAVSLRVRKGEILGIIGRSGAGKSTLIRCLNGLEQPDEGEIEIEGERITGLSEKQLQKVRSRVGMVFQHFNLLSAKTVAQNVALPLKIAGMAKAQRARRVAELLALVGLSDKAQHYPAALSGGQKQRVGIARALAASPALLLCDEATSALDPETTRAILALLKSLNQRLGITILLITHEMEVIKSVAHRVAVIDGGEIIEQGPVWQVFAHPQAQLTRTLLRGLLPQLPDNIAARLSQQKQGDAIYNVHFAGQEGQGELLTRFACALPGAFRLIQGGVYHIQHYAVVRFFIAIPASNHADEQRVLAWLHQQQAQVEKVGYVASND, via the coding sequence ATGACGGTATTTTCAGAGGTTGCCGCGCCGATCCGCGCGGTAGTGCGCGGCGTGGTCGAGCGCGCGGAGGAGCTTGCCGCGGGCGACGATAGCGTAGTGCGCCTGCAAAATGTGTCGCGCCGCTTCGGCGAGACGCAGGCGCTAAAGGCGGTGTCGCTCAGGGTGCGCAAAGGCGAGATCCTCGGCATTATCGGCCGCAGCGGCGCGGGTAAATCGACGCTGATCCGCTGCCTTAACGGGCTGGAGCAGCCTGACGAAGGCGAGATTGAGATTGAGGGAGAGCGGATTACCGGCCTGTCGGAGAAGCAGCTGCAAAAAGTCCGCAGCCGCGTCGGCATGGTGTTTCAGCACTTTAATCTGCTGTCGGCGAAAACCGTGGCGCAGAACGTGGCGCTGCCGCTGAAGATTGCCGGCATGGCGAAAGCCCAGCGCGCCCGGCGCGTCGCGGAGCTGCTGGCGCTGGTAGGGCTGTCCGATAAGGCGCAGCACTATCCGGCGGCGCTCTCGGGCGGCCAAAAGCAGCGCGTCGGCATCGCCCGCGCGCTGGCGGCCAGCCCGGCGCTGCTGCTGTGCGACGAGGCGACCTCGGCGCTCGATCCGGAAACCACTCGCGCGATCCTCGCGCTGCTGAAATCGCTGAATCAGCGGCTCGGCATCACCATTCTGCTGATCACCCATGAGATGGAGGTGATTAAGTCCGTGGCGCATCGCGTGGCGGTGATTGACGGCGGCGAGATTATCGAGCAGGGGCCGGTGTGGCAGGTGTTCGCCCATCCGCAGGCGCAGCTTACCCGCACGCTGCTGCGCGGGCTGCTGCCGCAGCTGCCCGACAACATTGCCGCGCGTCTGAGCCAGCAAAAACAGGGCGATGCTATCTACAACGTGCACTTCGCCGGGCAGGAGGGGCAGGGCGAGCTGCTGACGCGTTTTGCCTGCGCGTTGCCCGGCGCGTTTCGCCTGATTCAGGGCGGCGTCTACCATATTCAGCACTACGCGGTGGTGCGCTTCTTTATTGCCATTCCGGCCAGCAATCACGCCGATGAGCAACGGGTTCTCGCCTGGCTGCATCAGCAGCAGGCTCAGGTAGAAAAGGTGGGTTATGTCGCCAGTAATGATTGA
- a CDS encoding methionine ABC transporter permease: MSPVMIDLLLNALWETLIMTAIAGLFSLFAGLPLGLILVMTSPGGIAEHRGVNRVLGLIINGFRSLPFIILLVALIPFTRFLVGTSLGTWAAIVPLSITATPYFARVAEVSLRDVDRGLIDAVRAMGASKLRIVWDVLIPEALPGILAGFVVTLVALIGASAMAGAIGAGGLGDLAIRYGYQRFDTAVMVAVIAVLIVLVCGIQWLGDRLVARIDKRH, encoded by the coding sequence ATGTCGCCAGTAATGATTGACTTGCTGCTTAACGCGCTGTGGGAAACCCTGATTATGACGGCGATCGCCGGGCTGTTTTCGCTGTTCGCCGGGCTGCCGCTCGGCCTGATTCTGGTGATGACCAGCCCCGGCGGCATCGCCGAACATCGCGGCGTCAACCGCGTGCTCGGCCTGATTATCAACGGTTTTCGCTCGCTGCCCTTTATTATTCTGCTGGTGGCGCTGATCCCCTTTACCCGCTTTCTGGTGGGCACTTCGCTCGGCACCTGGGCGGCGATCGTGCCGTTATCGATCACCGCCACGCCCTATTTTGCGCGCGTGGCGGAGGTGTCGCTGCGCGACGTCGATCGCGGGCTGATCGATGCGGTGCGCGCCATGGGGGCCAGCAAGCTGCGTATCGTCTGGGACGTGCTGATCCCCGAAGCGCTGCCGGGCATTCTGGCCGGTTTTGTGGTGACGCTGGTGGCGCTGATTGGCGCGTCGGCAATGGCGGGCGCAATTGGTGCCGGCGGGCTGGGTGACCTGGCAATTCGCTACGGCTATCAGCGCTTCGACACCGCGGTGATGGTGGCGGTGATTGCGGTGCTGATCGTGCTGGTGTGTGGCATTCAGTGGCTGGGCGACCGGCTGGTGGCGCGTATCGATAAACGGCACTAG